One window from the genome of Pseudonocardia hierapolitana encodes:
- a CDS encoding ABC transporter substrate-binding protein, giving the protein MGLLSTVPVLGACGGGDSGAAAGPTEVRVGVLPIVGAAPLTLAAEQGLFAAGGLAVRPERVQSGAVALPALVAGDLDVLFGNHVSTIAARSKNLDVVIIAEASRARPDNFSVVTLPGSAIQRPTDLAGRTIGVNALNNVGGLTVSAVAAAEGVPADRLTFVEIPFPDMANALAGGRVEAAFLPEPFLSEARRTLAVRTVLDPCSGPTAGLPIDGYVVTSRFAEENPDTVQAFRDALVEAQRRCADRAVLEPLLVSSAGIKPETATRISASAYPTTTDAAQIQRVADLMLRFGALPRPVDVNELVLAA; this is encoded by the coding sequence ATGGGGCTGCTGTCGACAGTTCCCGTCCTCGGGGCCTGCGGCGGCGGCGACAGCGGCGCCGCGGCCGGGCCGACCGAGGTCCGCGTCGGTGTGCTCCCGATCGTCGGGGCGGCGCCGCTGACGCTGGCCGCCGAGCAGGGCCTGTTCGCGGCGGGCGGGCTCGCGGTGCGGCCGGAGCGGGTGCAGAGCGGCGCGGTCGCGCTCCCCGCACTCGTGGCCGGCGACCTCGACGTGCTGTTCGGCAACCACGTCTCGACGATCGCGGCCCGGTCGAAGAACCTCGACGTCGTGATCATCGCCGAGGCCAGCAGGGCCCGGCCGGACAACTTCTCGGTGGTGACCCTGCCCGGCTCGGCCATCCAGCGGCCCACGGACCTCGCGGGTCGCACGATCGGCGTGAACGCGCTCAACAACGTCGGCGGGTTGACCGTCAGCGCGGTGGCCGCCGCCGAGGGCGTGCCGGCGGACCGGCTGACCTTCGTCGAGATCCCGTTCCCCGACATGGCGAACGCCCTCGCGGGCGGCCGGGTGGAGGCCGCGTTCCTCCCCGAGCCCTTCCTCTCGGAGGCGCGGCGCACGCTCGCCGTCCGGACGGTCCTGGACCCGTGCTCGGGCCCGACGGCCGGCCTCCCCATCGACGGCTACGTGGTCACGAGCAGGTTCGCGGAGGAGAACCCCGACACGGTTCAGGCGTTCCGGGACGCGCTGGTGGAGGCCCAACGACGGTGCGCCGACCGCGCGGTGCTCGAACCGTTGCTCGTGTCCTCGGCCGGGATCAAGCCGGAGACGGCAACCCGGATCAGCGCGAGCGCCTACCCGACCACCACGGACGCCGCGCAGATCCAGCGCGTCGCGGACCTGATGCTCCGGTTCGGCGCGCTCCCCCGGCCGGTCGACGTGAACGAGCTGGTCCTCGCGGCGTGA
- a CDS encoding VOC family protein, whose product MFRGFATLNFYADDLAAARDWYAELFGVEAYYVYPPAPAAPAYVEFRIGDDEDEIGFIDRRYAPPGDAGSPGGAVMHWHVDDLRGTVERLLAMGATEHRPIIEHGDGSGFTTASVIDPFGNVLGVMHNPHYLDILAARERAAALPS is encoded by the coding sequence ATGTTCCGTGGATTCGCGACGCTCAACTTCTATGCCGACGACCTCGCCGCCGCGCGCGACTGGTACGCCGAGCTCTTCGGCGTCGAGGCCTACTACGTCTACCCGCCCGCGCCCGCCGCCCCCGCGTACGTCGAGTTCCGCATCGGCGACGACGAGGACGAGATCGGTTTCATCGACCGCCGCTACGCCCCGCCCGGCGACGCCGGGTCGCCCGGGGGCGCGGTCATGCACTGGCACGTCGACGACCTGCGGGGCACCGTCGAGCGGCTGCTCGCGATGGGTGCCACCGAGCACCGGCCGATCATCGAGCACGGCGACGGCTCCGGTTTCACCACGGCCTCGGTGATCGACCCGTTCGGCAACGTGCTCGGCGTGATGCACAACCCGCACTACCTCGACATTCTCGCTGCCCGCGAGCGTGCCGCGGCATTGCCGTCATGA
- a CDS encoding YdeI/OmpD-associated family protein, translating to MNAPDVVEPATREQWREWLRANAASAAEVWLVIPHAGSGRPGISHRQAIEEALCFGWIDSMARRHDDSSWRQRFSPRRPTANWSKINRELVEQLTAQGRMTAAGQAAVDLAKRTGTWSALADAQDGVVPDDLRSALDADPAAAAGFAALSPSVRRAALESIARAVRPPTRQRRIAAIVARAAGAGSPTRAAAGSGRTGS from the coding sequence ATGAACGCCCCGGACGTCGTCGAGCCGGCCACGCGCGAGCAGTGGCGCGAGTGGCTGCGGGCGAACGCGGCGTCGGCGGCGGAGGTCTGGCTCGTCATCCCGCACGCCGGCAGCGGCCGCCCGGGCATCAGCCACCGGCAGGCGATCGAGGAGGCGCTCTGCTTCGGCTGGATCGACAGCATGGCCCGCCGGCACGACGACTCGTCCTGGCGGCAGCGGTTCAGCCCGCGACGGCCCACCGCCAACTGGAGCAAGATCAACCGTGAGCTGGTCGAACAGCTCACCGCGCAGGGCCGGATGACGGCGGCCGGGCAGGCCGCGGTCGACCTTGCGAAGCGGACCGGCACCTGGTCGGCGCTCGCCGACGCACAGGACGGGGTCGTGCCCGACGACCTGCGGTCCGCGCTCGACGCCGACCCGGCGGCAGCGGCCGGTTTCGCCGCGCTGTCGCCGTCGGTACGTCGCGCGGCACTGGAGTCGATCGCCCGGGCGGTGCGGCCGCCGACCCGGCAGCGGCGGATCGCCGCGATCGTCGCCCGGGCTGCCGGCGCCGGCTCGCCGACGCGGGCGGCCGCCGGTTCGGGGCGCACCGGCTCGTAG
- a CDS encoding alpha/beta fold hydrolase, producing MTDIVEAGGAKVRVRESGAPAGDAIVMLHGIGRSLEDWAPQHELLPSTHRVISMDLLGFGLSEPPPGPMTLSRLAAGVHDVLDALDVQRPVHVFGNSLGGAVALSMQAARPERVSTVVLAAPAGFGQEVVLDLRLVAIPGLGHVLLRHVSRAAVRRTERALYYDESFVTEERIEHAMRVAAQPGRPALFLDIIRELGTVRGIRPGWRSTLLADVARHPRPTLIVWGDRDHILPAHHVSAARQALPHAQSHVFADTGHLPQVERAEEFAELVGSFLSANART from the coding sequence ATGACCGACATCGTCGAGGCGGGTGGGGCGAAGGTCAGGGTCCGGGAGTCGGGCGCTCCCGCAGGGGACGCGATCGTCATGTTGCACGGCATCGGCCGCAGCCTGGAGGACTGGGCGCCCCAGCACGAGCTGCTGCCCAGCACCCACCGAGTGATCAGCATGGACCTGCTCGGGTTCGGGCTCTCCGAACCCCCACCGGGGCCGATGACGCTCTCCCGGTTGGCCGCCGGTGTCCACGACGTGCTGGACGCCCTCGACGTGCAGCGGCCGGTGCACGTGTTCGGCAACTCGCTGGGCGGGGCCGTTGCGCTGTCGATGCAGGCGGCGCGACCGGAGCGGGTGAGCACCGTCGTCCTCGCCGCCCCGGCGGGATTCGGTCAGGAGGTCGTGCTCGACCTGCGGCTGGTCGCGATCCCCGGCCTCGGTCACGTGCTGCTGCGCCACGTCAGCCGGGCGGCGGTCCGCCGCACCGAGCGCGCCCTCTACTACGACGAGTCGTTCGTCACCGAGGAGCGGATCGAGCACGCGATGCGCGTGGCCGCCCAGCCCGGCCGTCCCGCGCTGTTCCTCGACATCATCCGCGAGCTCGGCACCGTGAGAGGCATCCGGCCGGGCTGGCGCTCCACCCTGCTCGCCGACGTGGCACGCCATCCGCGGCCGACCCTGATCGTCTGGGGCGACCGGGACCACATCCTGCCCGCGCACCACGTGTCCGCCGCCCGGCAGGCGTTGCCACACGCGCAGTCGCACGTCTTCGCCGACACCGGGCACCTGCCGCAGGTCGAGCGGGCCGAGGAGTTCGCCGAGCTGGTCGGCTCGTTCCTGTCGGCGAACGCCAGGACCTGA
- a CDS encoding SDR family NAD(P)-dependent oxidoreductase: protein MKPYRFAGRTAVVTGAGSGIGEQLARALAERGSHLVLLERDGERLDRVSSSIRGAHPGIAVAEIQVDLADRTATTEAAQQIVRDHPRTDLLINNAGVALAGRFEEVTLEEFEWVLEVNFHAPVVLTHHLLPTMQAGAHLVNVSSLYGLISPPGQSAYSASKFALRGFSQVLRAELAGRGIGVTTVHPGGIATRIAADARVGTGVDPAEFAAGLKSFSRLLTYPPERAAADILRAVERRKARLLVAASAKIPDVLARLFPVGHMTAISRVASR, encoded by the coding sequence GTGAAGCCCTACCGGTTCGCCGGGCGCACGGCGGTCGTCACCGGGGCCGGCAGCGGGATCGGCGAGCAGCTCGCACGCGCCCTCGCCGAGCGGGGGAGCCACCTCGTCCTCCTCGAGCGCGACGGGGAGCGCCTCGACCGGGTGTCGAGCTCGATCCGCGGCGCTCACCCCGGGATCGCGGTGGCGGAGATCCAGGTCGATCTGGCCGACCGGACCGCGACCACCGAGGCGGCCCAACAGATCGTCCGCGACCACCCGCGCACCGACCTGCTGATCAACAACGCCGGGGTGGCGCTCGCCGGCCGGTTCGAGGAGGTCACCCTCGAGGAGTTCGAGTGGGTGCTGGAGGTGAACTTCCACGCACCGGTCGTGCTCACCCACCACCTGCTGCCCACCATGCAGGCGGGCGCCCACCTCGTGAACGTCTCCAGCCTCTACGGGCTGATCTCGCCGCCCGGCCAGTCGGCGTACTCCGCCTCGAAGTTCGCGCTGCGCGGCTTCAGCCAGGTCCTGCGGGCGGAGCTGGCCGGCCGGGGGATCGGGGTGACCACGGTCCACCCGGGTGGGATCGCCACCAGGATCGCGGCGGACGCGCGCGTGGGCACCGGCGTGGATCCCGCGGAGTTCGCCGCGGGGCTGAAGTCGTTCTCCCGCCTGCTGACCTACCCGCCCGAGCGAGCCGCCGCCGACATACTCCGCGCCGTCGAGCGCAGGAAGGCCCGGTTGCTGGTGGCCGCGAGCGCGAAGATCCCCGACGTACTCGCCCGCCTGTTCCCGGTCGGGCACATGACCGCGATCTCGCGGGTCGCGTCCCGATGA
- a CDS encoding CGNR zinc finger domain-containing protein yields the protein MSRADAPAPLDVVQDLVNTWFGRLSGGGDEGLQSPADLARWCRKHGVAVMDEAVTARELELALAVREGLRAALARHNDAAQPVDEAALGKLEEAAPELGLRVSLIDDEPALHPQDGSPVLRMMAALLGAAVPAARDRTWHRLKVCREPRCRAAFYDGSRNASGVWCSMSACGTAAKQRAFVERRRVRNAARRAAGREDHA from the coding sequence GTGAGCAGAGCCGACGCACCCGCCCCCCTCGACGTCGTCCAGGACCTCGTCAACACGTGGTTCGGGCGGCTATCGGGTGGCGGGGACGAGGGCCTGCAATCCCCCGCCGACCTCGCCCGCTGGTGCCGCAAGCACGGCGTCGCCGTCATGGACGAGGCCGTTACGGCCCGCGAGCTCGAGCTCGCCCTCGCCGTCCGCGAAGGCCTGCGCGCCGCACTGGCGCGCCACAACGACGCCGCGCAACCCGTCGACGAGGCGGCACTCGGCAAGTTGGAGGAGGCCGCACCCGAACTGGGCCTGCGCGTCTCCTTGATCGACGACGAGCCGGCTCTGCACCCTCAGGACGGATCCCCTGTGCTGCGGATGATGGCGGCCCTCCTGGGCGCCGCCGTTCCCGCCGCCCGCGACCGGACGTGGCACCGGCTGAAGGTGTGCCGCGAGCCGCGCTGCCGCGCAGCGTTCTACGACGGTTCCCGCAACGCCTCCGGCGTGTGGTGCTCGATGAGCGCCTGCGGAACGGCCGCCAAGCAGCGCGCCTTCGTCGAACGCCGCCGCGTCCGCAACGCCGCGCGTCGAGCGGCCGGCCGGGAAGATCACGCGTAG
- a CDS encoding ABC transporter permease: protein MTPIAVRGLVGVVAFLLAWEAFGRSGAVRAELFPPASTVLTALAGLLTDPGFLADVLVTLGSWAAAVALAVLLAVPSGLVLGSFAPVRTATRSLVEFLRPVPSVALIPLVVVVLGRGPDTTVTLAAYAAVWPLLLTTSYAMGEIDPVQTDTARAFGLSTHRRLFTVALPHAAPFVMTALRVSAAVALILVVSSELLGAGTGGIGQFVFVVGSGGGRMDLVLAGTLTVGLVGCAVNAGLELVHRRFFGWDAGEAER from the coding sequence GTGACCCCGATCGCGGTCCGCGGCCTGGTCGGTGTGGTCGCGTTCCTGCTGGCGTGGGAGGCGTTCGGCCGCTCCGGCGCCGTGCGCGCCGAGCTGTTCCCGCCTGCGTCGACGGTGCTCACAGCACTGGCGGGCCTGCTCACCGACCCCGGTTTCCTCGCCGACGTCCTGGTCACGCTCGGCTCGTGGGCGGCGGCGGTGGCGCTGGCGGTGCTGCTCGCGGTGCCGTCCGGGCTCGTGCTCGGGAGCTTCGCCCCGGTTCGCACGGCCACGCGGTCGCTGGTCGAGTTCCTCCGGCCGGTGCCGTCGGTGGCGCTCATCCCCCTGGTGGTCGTCGTGCTCGGACGCGGCCCGGACACCACCGTCACCCTCGCCGCGTACGCGGCGGTGTGGCCGCTGCTGCTCACGACGAGCTACGCCATGGGCGAGATCGACCCGGTGCAGACCGACACCGCCCGCGCCTTCGGGCTCTCGACCCACCGGCGGCTGTTCACGGTGGCGCTGCCGCACGCCGCGCCGTTCGTCATGACCGCGCTGCGGGTCTCGGCGGCCGTCGCGCTCATCCTCGTCGTCAGCAGCGAGCTGCTCGGCGCCGGGACCGGCGGCATCGGCCAGTTCGTCTTCGTCGTCGGCAGTGGCGGCGGCCGGATGGACCTCGTCCTGGCCGGCACGCTCACCGTCGGGCTGGTCGGCTGCGCCGTCAACGCGGGGCTCGAGCTGGTGCACCGGCGCTTCTTCGGCTGGGACGCCGGGGAGGCGGAGCGGTGA
- a CDS encoding DUF2182 domain-containing protein — MAPLMAAVTAAVGTAAGPRRARRRSVLARRPELVPLGVAGPAWLVVVGAGGAGLHSRQGDGPGGAAAMTAVMVIAMTAPFAVPGVRTAVFTSLWRLARRVAACYTGAFLAAWLAIAAGLALAGTALTWAIPAESAGCLLLVAAALAQADPERRRWLAGCARPARIRLRAALPDAIRGGALDAARCARLCALPMLAMLVLPAGIALMVALTGLSLAERIFEGRRWGAIAAGYLSLPLALDLTPAAGH; from the coding sequence ATGGCCCCGCTGATGGCTGCGGTCACGGCGGCGGTCGGCACCGCGGCAGGACCGCGGCGGGCCCGCCGGCGCAGCGTGCTGGCCCGCCGGCCCGAGCTCGTTCCGCTCGGGGTGGCCGGGCCGGCCTGGCTGGTCGTGGTGGGTGCGGGTGGCGCCGGTCTGCACTCCCGGCAGGGGGACGGCCCCGGAGGCGCGGCGGCCATGACCGCGGTCATGGTGATCGCGATGACGGCCCCGTTCGCGGTGCCCGGCGTGCGAACGGCGGTGTTCACGAGCCTGTGGCGGCTGGCTCGACGGGTCGCCGCCTGCTACACCGGGGCGTTCCTGGCCGCCTGGTTGGCCATCGCGGCCGGCCTCGCCCTGGCGGGCACCGCGCTGACGTGGGCGATCCCGGCCGAGTCCGCGGGCTGCCTGCTGCTGGTGGCCGCCGCGCTCGCCCAGGCCGATCCCGAACGTCGGCGCTGGCTGGCCGGCTGCGCGCGGCCTGCCCGGATCCGTCTGCGCGCCGCGCTGCCGGACGCGATCCGCGGCGGGGCGCTGGACGCCGCGCGCTGCGCCCGGCTCTGTGCGCTGCCGATGCTCGCGATGCTGGTGCTGCCCGCCGGCATCGCGCTCATGGTGGCCCTGACCGGGCTCTCGCTGGCCGAGCGGATCTTCGAAGGCAGGCGGTGGGGCGCCATCGCTGCCGGCTACCTGAGCCTGCCCCTCGCCCTCGATCTCACTCCGGCGGCCGGGCACTGA
- a CDS encoding S8 family serine peptidase produces MSTIGQNLSALGFAAVIAVVDREQARPERVRRHFQVEPASQFASASLAAAREAGEDDPQPEPARVYPNLGIVYGTVDRGGYSALKADPAVTRVNLAPQLSPIRPVDAPVATALEVDHTWGLTAMGVPQLWGLGLTGSGVKVAHLDTGVDASHPALEKAVTMFAEFGMDGREIAGAEPRDSDPRSHHGTHTAATVAGRPVDNRHVGVAPGCEVLSALVIEGGDVIARILGGMDWAVGNEVRILSMSLGIRGVVNDFLGVLDALLDNRVLPVIAVGNEGPGTSRSPGNYPQSLSVGAHDKAFAVADFSSSQRLNRRTQPLVPDIVGPGVDVISAGPRGGWQSLSGTSMATPHVAGLAALLFEAEPAATPAQVERAIFRSAQRGDMEQERVNRGAVHGVRALDALRRQRIGAARG; encoded by the coding sequence ATGAGCACGATCGGACAGAACTTGAGTGCGCTGGGTTTCGCGGCGGTGATCGCCGTGGTCGACCGCGAGCAGGCCCGCCCGGAACGAGTTCGGCGGCACTTCCAGGTCGAGCCGGCCTCGCAGTTCGCGTCGGCGTCACTCGCCGCGGCGCGGGAAGCCGGTGAGGACGACCCGCAACCGGAACCGGCTCGCGTCTACCCGAACCTCGGCATCGTCTACGGCACGGTCGATCGCGGCGGCTACTCGGCTCTCAAGGCCGATCCGGCCGTGACGAGGGTCAACCTCGCCCCGCAGCTCAGCCCGATCCGCCCGGTCGACGCACCGGTTGCGACGGCCCTGGAGGTCGATCACACCTGGGGCCTGACCGCGATGGGCGTCCCGCAGCTGTGGGGGCTCGGCCTGACCGGATCCGGCGTGAAGGTCGCGCACCTGGACACCGGGGTGGACGCCTCGCACCCGGCGCTCGAGAAGGCGGTGACGATGTTCGCCGAGTTCGGGATGGACGGCCGGGAGATCGCCGGCGCGGAACCGCGGGACTCCGACCCGCGGAGCCACCACGGCACCCACACGGCGGCGACCGTCGCCGGGCGTCCGGTCGACAACCGGCACGTCGGGGTGGCACCCGGCTGCGAGGTGCTCTCCGCCCTGGTGATCGAGGGCGGTGACGTGATCGCGCGAATCCTCGGTGGTATGGACTGGGCGGTCGGGAACGAGGTGCGCATCCTGTCGATGTCGCTGGGCATCCGCGGTGTCGTCAACGATTTCCTCGGCGTGCTCGACGCGCTGCTGGACAACCGGGTGCTGCCGGTCATCGCGGTCGGCAACGAGGGGCCGGGGACCAGCCGTTCGCCGGGGAACTATCCGCAGTCGCTCTCCGTCGGCGCGCACGACAAGGCCTTCGCGGTGGCCGACTTCTCCTCCAGCCAGCGGCTGAACCGGCGCACCCAGCCGCTCGTCCCCGACATCGTCGGGCCCGGGGTCGACGTGATCTCGGCCGGACCGCGCGGGGGCTGGCAGTCGTTGTCCGGGACCTCGATGGCCACCCCGCACGTCGCCGGCCTGGCGGCGCTGCTGTTCGAGGCCGAGCCGGCGGCCACGCCTGCCCAGGTGGAACGCGCGATCTTCCGGTCCGCGCAGCGCGGCGACATGGAGCAGGAGCGGGTCAACCGCGGGGCCGTGCACGGCGTGCGGGCCCTCGACGCGCTGCGTCGGCAGCGGATCGGCGCCGCCCGGGGGTAG
- a CDS encoding tyrosinase family protein — translation MTAVRRNVWALGTEADPWHPVLRGYAHAIRAMQQRPLTDPRSWRYQAAIHGISNAVTPGGAPWNQCQHASWYFLPWHRMYLYRFEQIVRSFLPSDIDPDEWALPYWDYSSGAPGHALPPAFRTPTAPDGSTNPLFVGARRAQVNKGNPLPPGITDVSAAMAEDLFTRPGIGGSTGFGGPRTGFAHQGPAFGQVEAQPHGPVHVWVGGGGGLMTSTNTAALDPIFWLHHCNVDRLWEVWLSEAGHTNPTAASWRNRPFSLRDAQGFAVSMQVDDVLDPVAQLGYTYDTQLVVVAREGAPRMPDRDRPVLVGANAEPLELDRRGGEVEIEIEGLTERTAAGAPTERIYLDLADIEGETNPGIVYGVYLNLPADATEVAREDHLAGVVAFFGVELTTPQGAAASDETAHAMRYSFDVTALVDRLRAAGTWAPDRVRVSLQPLGEEPEPADALAAPPPIRVGTFGIYQG, via the coding sequence ATGACCGCCGTTCGTCGCAACGTCTGGGCACTGGGCACGGAAGCGGATCCTTGGCACCCGGTGCTTCGCGGTTACGCGCACGCGATCCGCGCGATGCAACAACGCCCGCTGACGGACCCGCGCAGCTGGCGGTACCAGGCGGCGATCCACGGCATCTCGAACGCGGTGACGCCAGGGGGCGCGCCATGGAACCAGTGCCAGCACGCGTCCTGGTACTTCCTGCCCTGGCACCGCATGTACCTGTACCGCTTCGAACAGATCGTGCGCTCGTTCCTGCCGTCCGACATCGATCCCGACGAGTGGGCCCTGCCGTACTGGGACTACAGCAGCGGAGCGCCGGGCCACGCGTTGCCGCCTGCGTTCCGTACACCGACGGCACCCGACGGGTCGACCAACCCGCTGTTCGTGGGGGCCCGGCGGGCTCAGGTGAACAAGGGGAATCCGTTGCCGCCCGGCATCACCGACGTGAGCGCGGCCATGGCCGAGGACCTGTTCACCCGCCCCGGCATCGGCGGTTCCACCGGGTTCGGTGGCCCGCGCACCGGTTTCGCCCACCAGGGACCGGCGTTCGGCCAGGTGGAGGCGCAGCCGCACGGTCCGGTGCACGTCTGGGTCGGTGGTGGCGGCGGGCTCATGACGAGCACGAACACCGCTGCCCTCGACCCCATCTTCTGGCTGCACCACTGCAACGTCGACCGGTTGTGGGAGGTCTGGCTGAGCGAGGCCGGGCACACCAACCCGACGGCCGCGTCGTGGCGCAACCGGCCCTTCTCACTGCGCGACGCGCAGGGGTTCGCGGTGTCGATGCAGGTCGACGACGTGCTCGACCCGGTGGCCCAGCTCGGCTACACCTACGACACGCAGCTGGTTGTCGTGGCGCGGGAAGGGGCGCCCAGGATGCCTGATCGGGACCGGCCGGTGCTGGTCGGAGCCAATGCAGAACCGCTGGAGCTCGACCGCCGCGGCGGTGAGGTCGAGATCGAGATCGAGGGTCTGACCGAACGGACGGCCGCAGGCGCCCCGACCGAGCGGATATACCTCGACCTCGCCGACATCGAGGGCGAGACCAACCCCGGCATCGTCTACGGGGTCTACCTGAACCTGCCCGCCGACGCCACCGAGGTCGCCAGGGAGGATCACCTGGCCGGGGTCGTGGCCTTCTTCGGTGTCGAGCTGACCACCCCGCAGGGGGCGGCCGCCTCCGACGAGACGGCGCACGCCATGCGCTACAGCTTCGACGTCACCGCGCTGGTCGACCGGCTGCGCGCCGCAGGGACCTGGGCGCCGGATCGGGTACGGGTGTCGCTGCAGCCGCTGGGTGAGGAGCCCGAGCCGGCGGACGCGTTGGCGGCGCCGCCACCGATCCGCGTCGGCACCTTCGGCATCTACCAGGGCTAG
- a CDS encoding ABC transporter permease, with the protein MRALLHRWAVLVVAVALWEPAARAGDSPFFPPPSAIAVALWEKLWHSDLAVAHILPGVGRMLAGWAIAAVFGVVAGLALGRSGVVLQYLSPLFAFVRAVPPPLLVPLFLVLFDLGTPMQLATIVVGVIWPVLLSSIDGATSVHPVQVETARVLRLRPTEWWLRVVLPAAAPKVMAGLRVSLSLALILMVISELVGATNGLGFQLALAQRRFDFLTMWTVVVLLGVLGYAFNSGLVAVESRVLHWQQRGS; encoded by the coding sequence GTGAGGGCCCTGCTCCACCGCTGGGCGGTCCTCGTGGTGGCGGTCGCGCTGTGGGAGCCCGCCGCCCGGGCAGGCGACAGTCCGTTCTTCCCGCCTCCGTCGGCGATCGCCGTGGCCCTGTGGGAGAAGCTGTGGCACTCCGACCTCGCCGTCGCCCACATCCTCCCCGGCGTCGGACGGATGCTCGCGGGCTGGGCGATCGCCGCGGTGTTCGGCGTGGTCGCCGGCCTCGCACTGGGACGCTCCGGCGTCGTCCTGCAGTACCTGAGCCCGCTCTTCGCGTTCGTGCGAGCGGTCCCGCCGCCGTTGCTCGTGCCGCTGTTCCTCGTGCTGTTCGACCTCGGAACCCCCATGCAGCTCGCCACGATCGTCGTCGGCGTGATCTGGCCGGTGCTGCTCAGCAGCATCGACGGCGCGACGTCGGTGCACCCCGTCCAGGTGGAGACGGCGCGGGTGCTCCGGCTGCGCCCCACCGAGTGGTGGCTCCGGGTCGTCCTGCCGGCTGCGGCGCCCAAGGTGATGGCCGGGCTGCGGGTGAGCCTGTCGCTCGCGCTGATCCTCATGGTGATCTCGGAGCTCGTCGGGGCGACCAACGGGCTGGGCTTCCAGCTGGCGCTCGCGCAGCGCCGGTTCGACTTCCTGACGATGTGGACCGTCGTCGTGCTGCTCGGCGTGCTCGGCTACGCGTTCAACTCGGGCCTCGTGGCCGTCGAGTCCCGGGTGCTGCACTGGCAGCAGAGAGGGTCGTGA
- a CDS encoding ABC transporter ATP-binding protein: protein MSVALDVSGLGHRYGSGPALHDVSLDAGPGELVCIVGPSGCGKSTLLRAVAGLLTPTSGEVRLDGEPVRGVVPRLAMVFQDYSRSLYPWLSVRGNVELPLRGRIDRAERRGRAEEALKQVGLDGQGGRHPRQLSGGMQQRVAIARALAHRPALMLLDEPFASVDAQTRADLEDLLLRVRTEYGMTALLVTHDIDEAVYLADRVVVLSPAPATVAAVLEVDLPADRDQIGTRAASEFVRLRTEVARLLRR from the coding sequence ATGTCCGTCGCGCTCGACGTGTCGGGTCTCGGCCACCGCTACGGGTCGGGCCCGGCCCTCCACGACGTCTCGCTCGACGCCGGGCCCGGCGAACTGGTGTGCATCGTCGGGCCGTCGGGCTGCGGGAAGTCGACGCTGCTGCGCGCCGTGGCCGGCCTGCTCACCCCCACCTCCGGCGAGGTGCGCCTCGACGGTGAGCCGGTGCGGGGTGTCGTCCCCCGGCTGGCGATGGTGTTCCAGGACTACAGCCGCTCGCTCTACCCGTGGCTGTCGGTGCGCGGCAACGTCGAGCTGCCACTGCGCGGGCGGATCGATCGCGCCGAGCGGCGGGGCCGGGCGGAGGAGGCGCTGAAGCAGGTCGGGCTCGACGGGCAGGGCGGGCGCCATCCCCGGCAGCTCTCCGGCGGCATGCAGCAGCGGGTGGCGATCGCGCGCGCCCTCGCCCACCGGCCCGCGCTGATGCTCCTGGACGAGCCGTTCGCCTCCGTGGACGCGCAGACCCGGGCCGACCTGGAGGATCTGCTCCTGCGCGTCCGGACCGAGTACGGGATGACCGCCCTGCTCGTCACCCACGACATCGACGAGGCCGTCTACCTGGCGGACCGGGTGGTCGTGCTCTCGCCCGCACCGGCGACGGTGGCCGCCGTGCTGGAGGTGGATCTGCCCGCCGACCGCGACCAGATCGGCACCCGCGCGGCGTCCGAGTTCGTCCGCCTCCGGACGGAGGTGGCGCGCCTGCTGCGGCGCTGA